In endosymbiont of unidentified scaly snail isolate Monju, the following are encoded in one genomic region:
- a CDS encoding anthranilate phosphoribosyltransferase — MIMSTATLPSPDELDAMMASIIQRIATGPDLSKDIAEDEACLGMLGLLEDAVDPVRAAIFLIALRMKRETREENRGVLSAILETTDRAAAEVDEVLDLADPNDGYTRTLPASPFLPALLAEAGVATVSHGLDRVGPKYGITHRHVLAAAGVDVDLDTRAAARRLSDGPGWAYVDQANFAPKLHNLIELRRKMIKRSVITTVEVLAKPITGRQKTHFVTGYVHKPYPPVYADLARHAGFDSALLVRGVEGGVIPSLRQAGKYFAYHDGGEETSHDIDPASIGIASEHRCVPVPEDIPQTPKGEGAVTITDTAAGAQRAAELGLAALRGEKGATYDSLVYSGALILHHLGRADSLADAAAQLRAILDSGRAAERVV; from the coding sequence ATGATCATGAGCACCGCCACGCTTCCCTCCCCCGACGAACTCGACGCCATGATGGCCTCCATCATCCAACGCATCGCCACCGGCCCCGACCTGTCCAAGGACATCGCCGAGGACGAGGCCTGCCTGGGCATGCTCGGCCTGCTCGAGGACGCGGTCGACCCGGTACGCGCCGCCATCTTCCTGATCGCCCTGCGCATGAAGCGCGAGACCCGCGAGGAGAACCGCGGCGTGCTCTCGGCCATCCTCGAGACCACCGACCGGGCCGCCGCCGAGGTGGACGAGGTACTCGATCTGGCCGACCCCAACGACGGCTACACCCGCACCCTGCCGGCCTCGCCCTTCCTGCCGGCCCTGCTCGCCGAGGCCGGCGTGGCCACGGTGAGCCACGGCCTCGACCGGGTCGGCCCCAAGTACGGCATCACCCACCGACACGTGCTGGCCGCCGCCGGGGTGGACGTCGATCTCGACACCCGGGCCGCGGCGCGTCGCCTGTCCGACGGCCCCGGCTGGGCCTACGTGGACCAGGCAAACTTCGCCCCCAAACTGCACAACCTGATCGAGCTTCGCCGCAAGATGATCAAGCGCTCGGTGATCACCACCGTCGAAGTGCTGGCCAAGCCGATCACCGGACGCCAGAAGACCCATTTCGTCACCGGCTATGTGCACAAGCCCTACCCGCCGGTGTATGCCGACCTGGCGCGCCATGCCGGTTTCGATTCGGCATTGCTGGTGCGCGGCGTGGAAGGTGGTGTCATTCCCTCGCTGCGCCAGGCCGGCAAGTACTTCGCCTATCATGACGGCGGAGAGGAGACCAGCCACGACATCGACCCGGCGAGCATCGGTATCGCCAGCGAGCACCGCTGCGTGCCGGTGCCCGAAGACATCCCGCAGACGCCGAAGGGCGAAGGCGCGGTGACCATCACCGACACCGCCGCCGGGGCACAACGCGCCGCCGAGCTGGGCCTGGCCGCGCTGCGCGGCGAGAAGGGAGCGACCTATGACTCGCTGGTGTACTCGGGCGCGCTGATCCTGCATCACCTGGGACGGGCCGACTCGCTGGCCGACGCGGCGGCACAACTGCGCGCCATCCTCGATTCCGGTCGCGCCGCCGAGCGGGTGGTCTGA